In the Phaseolus vulgaris cultivar G19833 chromosome 7, P. vulgaris v2.0, whole genome shotgun sequence genome, one interval contains:
- the LOC137830078 gene encoding uncharacterized protein → MDFESRRLHLLISVLAIVALSFTAEKCRELVGEDGSSQSGKFTILNCFDMGSGTVACAVKEGVKLYFYNIRSSHVESARIRAIESALVHAVGQGMSPTDSAKHAQKEGKKAAKLASRQAKRIIGPIISSGWDFFEAIYYGGTLTEGFLRGSGTLFGTYGGGFLGEQRLGRFGYLVGSHLGSWVGGRIGLMVYDVVNGLQLLLQFVQTGEIVVREKSEPPESSLFGETPVYDSSEGSKFYESPPSEESYAYESPPSEESYADESTGRQSYETYKDSEL, encoded by the exons ATGGATTTCGAGAGTAGGAGGCTTCATCTGCTCATCTCTGTGCTTGCCATCGTTGCTCTCAGCTTCACAG CTGAAAAATGCAGGGAACTTGTTGGAGAGGATGGGTCATCCCAGAGTGGAAAGTTTACGATCTTAAATTGCTTTGATATGGGTTCTGGGACAGTAGCATGTGCTGTGAAGGAAGGCGTGAAGCTCTATTTTTACAATATCAGATCTTCTCATGTTGAAAGTGCAAGGATTCGTGCAATTGAGTCTGCCCTTGTTCATGCTGTTGGTCAGGGGATGTCCCCAACAGATTCAGCAAAACATGCACAGAAAGAAGGTAAGAAGGCAGCGAAATTGGCTTCCCGTCAAGCCAAGCGGATTATAGGTCCCATCATCTCTTCTGGATGGGATTTTTTTGAAGCTATTTACTATGGTGGTACTTTAACTGAAGGTTTTCTTAGGGGCAGTGGTACTTTGTTTGGTACTTATGGTGGAGGGTTCCTCGGGGAGCAAAGGCTTGGTAGATTTGGCTATCTAGTTGGAAGTCACTTGGGCAGTTGGGTTGGTGGTAGAATAGGATTGATGGTTTATGATGTGGTCAATGGACTGCAGTTGTTGTTGCAATTTGTTCAGACAGGAGAAATTGTAGTTCGCGAAAAATCTGAACCACCTGAAAGTTCCCTTTTTGGCGAAACTCCTGTTTATGACAGCTCTGAAGGCTCCAAATTTTATGAATCACCTCCCAGTGAAGAATCATATGCGTATGAATCACCTCCCAGTGAAGAATCCTATGCCGATGAATCAACTGGACGTCAGAGCTATGAAACATACAAAGATTCTGAACTGTGA
- the LOC137830079 gene encoding homeobox protein knotted-1-like 1, with amino-acid sequence MENFYKLNSLLSCSEDVVREVNVNVSGTAASELNLGLVANNFLQLEEPESSERFIKTQIATHPLYPSLVSAYIECRKVGAPPELASLLEEIARENHPTVPLREIGDDPELDEFMESYCEVLHRYTQELSKPFNEATLFLCSIESQLSNLCKGTLALPLNNNRSAFLSDEAAGTSEDEFSWEKMEAVEVQESSGSRPGDQELKEMLLHKYGGYLSSLRKEFLKKRKKGKLPKEARRILLDWWSTHYRWPYPTEEEKVQLSEMTGLDQKQINNWFINQRKRHWKPSEDMRFAIMDGVNGSAIGRGPM; translated from the exons ATGGAAAATTTTTACAAGCTGAACTCTCTCCTGTCTTGTTCCGAGGATGTTGTTAGAGAAGTCAACGTCAACGTTTCCGGTACTGCTGCATCTGAATTGAATCTAGGACTGGTGGCCAATAACTTCCTTCAGCTGGAAGAGCCAGAAAGTTCTGAACGGTTCATCAAGACCCAGATCGCCACTCACCCTCTTTATCCAAGTCTAGTATCTGCTTACATAGAATGCCGAAAG GTTGGAGCACCGCCAGAACTCGCTTCACTTCTTGAAGAAATAGCCCGTGAAAACCACCCAACGGTTCCTCTTCGTGAGATAGGAGATGATCCTGAGCTTGACGAGTTCATG GAATCATACTGCGAAGTTCTACATAGATACACGCAGGAGTTGTCCAAGCCATTCAACGAAGCGACCTTGTTTTTGTGTAGTATCGAATCACAACTCAGCAATCTTTGTAAGGGAACATTGGCATTGCCACTGAATAACAACCGCTCAG CATTCTTGTCAGATGAGGCAGCTGGGACATCAGAGGATGAATTCAGTTGGGAGAAGATGGAAGCAGTGGAAGTTCAGGAATCTTCTGGCTCCCGCCCCGGTGATCAAGAGCTTAAAGAAATGCTCCTTCATAAGTATGGTGGTTATCTTAGCAGCTTAAGGAAGgaatttttaaagaaaaggaaaaagggtaaacTTCCAAAGGAGGCAAGGAGGATACTCTTGGACTGGTGGAGCACCCACTATAGGTGGCCTTATCCTACG GAGGAGGAGAAAGTGCAACTATCAGAAATGACGGGTCTGGATCAAAAGCAGATAAACAATTGGTTCATCAACCAAAGGAAACGGCATTGGAAACCATCTGAAGACATGCGATTTGCCATTATGGATGGTGTAAATGGCAGCGCCATAGGAAGAGGACCTATGTAG
- the LOC137830082 gene encoding protein SEMI-ROLLED LEAF 2, with product MGVISRKIFPACGNMCVCCPALRSRSRQPVKRYRKLLADIFPKSPDEPPSDRKIIKLCEYAAKNPFRIPKIAKYLEERCSRELKSEHIKMVNIIMESFNKLLSICKVQIAYFAVDVLNVISEILSYSKDETIQTLGCQCLSRFIYCQVDSTYTYNIEKLVRKVSMLSRDHGEASEKRCLRASSLQCLSAMVWFMAEFSHIFVDFDEIVHTTLDNCEWSRQNEEADVRAETHHNWVDEVIRCEGRSGSVIGTNDNRSSCLIIQPRPEIKDPSLLTREEIEKPEIWAQICIQRMVELAKESTTMRRVLDPMFVYFDFRQHWAPEKGLAMIVLSRMAYFMENSGNQRFILASVIHHLDHKNVMNDPQLKTCVVQVATSLAMQIRSGRGLAEVGFVGDLCRHLRKSLQASSEFVGEQELNLNISLQNSIEDCLLEIANGVTDAQPLFDLMAISLENIQSGVVGRATIGSLIILARAVTLALTRLQSQQGFPEALFVQLLKVMLHSDVEARVGAHLIFCILLFPSSFHTHEISSLRSRYLDQHNKRHSHTASVSASASITALLEKLRRNRDSTKAENHGNTVHDGVCQERDIVAEDWKQGCGLKNSPNFYKLSSIIDRATGSPSLTDTESYVMKLTEDQMAQLLSAFWVQANLPDNLPSNIEAIAHSFILTLIVLRIKNLKDRDNLVIRFFQLPLSLWTMLLDQNNGMMPPACQRSVFVLSAGMLVFACKIFQIHDVNEVFASLPLSDVDPFLSIDDDYQVYAKINVDVREYGTAADNQLACSILSELQNKIRECHQTIKDALVHNLSSVTELDADELASLLSETFKPDEEFVFGPQSMLDQNQIIFHSQESLSFDGDFPLNSAGEDDTISEASVSDLSRFIPKMPVSPSAPHVISIGQLMESALEVAGQVAGTAVSTSPLPYNTMASQCESLGTFARKKLSNWLAFENHYTQAADKSFLAIADVRNSALEKVGNGDGYGQLARDPMRLPPASPFDNFLKAAGC from the exons ATGGGTGTCATCTCTAGGAAGATCTTCCCAGCATGTGGGAACATGTGTGTTTGCTGTCCTGCTTTGAGGTCAAGATCACGCCAGCCGGTCAAAAGATACAGAAAACTGCTTGCTGATATATTCCCTAAGTCCCCT GATGAGCCTCCAAGTGACAGGAAGATCATCAAATTATGTGAATATGCTGCAAAAAACCCTTTCCGGATTCCAAAG ATTGCAAAATATCTCGAAGAAAGGTGCTCCAGAGAACTAAAATCTGAGCACATCAAAATGGTCAATATTATAATGGAATCCTTCAACAAGTTGCTTTCCATTTGTAAGGTGCAGAT AGCATATTTCGCTGTTGATGTACTTAATGTAATTTCGGAGATCTTGAGCTATTCTAAGGATGAGACCATCCAGACACTTGGTTGCCAGTGCTTATCAAGGTTCATCTACTGTCAG GTGGATTCTACGTATACATATAACATAGAAAAGTTGGTGCGGAAAGTATCCATGCTATCACGGGATCATGGTGAAGCAAGTGAAAAGCGCTGCTTGAGGGCATCAAGCTTGCAGTGCCTTTCAGCAATG GTTTGGTTTATGGCTGAATTTTCACACATTTTTGTAGATTTTGATGAG ATTGTTCATACCACTTTAGATAACTGTGAGTGGAGTAGACAAAATGAAGAGGCTGATGTCAGGGCAGAGACACATCATAATTGGGTGGATGAGGTTATCCGGTGTGAAGGTCGGAGTGGTTCAGTTATTGGCACTAATGACAATCGATCTAGTTGCTTGATCATACAGCCGCGACCAGAAATAAAGGATCCTTCCCTTTTGACTAG aGAAGAAATTGAAAAACCAGAAATATGGGCTCAGATATGTATTCAGAGAATGGTTGAATTAGCCAAGGAAAGCACTACTATGCGTCGTGTGCTGGATCCAATGTTCGTCTACTTTGACTTTAGACAACATTGGGCTCCTGAGAAAGGGTTAGCAATGATAGTTTTATCCAGGATGGCCTACTTCATGGAGAACTCGG GGAATCAACGCTTTATTTTGGCTTCTGTGATACATCATCTGGACCACAAAAATGTCATGAATGATCCTCAACTTAAGACTTGTGTTGTACAGGTTGCCACATCTTTAGCTATGCAAATTAGATCTGGGAGGGGCTTGGCAGAGGTTGGTTTTGTTGGTGACCTTTGCAGACATCTTAGGAAAAGCCTCCAAGCTTCCAGTGAATTTGTTGGGGAGCAAGAGTTGAACTTAAATATCTCACTTCAAAATTCTATTGAGGACTGCTTACTAGAAATTGCCAATGGG GTCACTGATGCCCAGCCACTTTTTGACCTGATGGCGATTAGCCTAGAAAATATTCAATCTGGTGTTGTTGGTAGAGCTACCATTGGATCTTTGATCATCCTTGCTCGTGCAGTCACCTTAGCATTAACTCGTTTACAGTCACAGCAG GGATTTCCTGAAGCTCTTTTTGTGCAACTCCTAAAAGTAATGTTGCATTCAGATGTGGAGGCTCGTGTCGGAGCACACCTTATATTTTGCATTCTTCTTTTTCCAAGTTCCTTCCATACACATGAAATTTCCTCTCTGCGGTCAAGATATCTAGATCAACACAACAAAAGGCATTCTCATACTGCTTCTGTGTCTGCATCTGCTTCAATCACAGCTTTACTTGAAAAACTCCGCAGAAATAGGGATAGCACCAAGGCAGAAAATCATGGGAATACTGTTCATGATGGTGTCTGCCAAGAAAGGGATATTGTAGCAGAAGACTGGAAGCAGGGATGTGGCTTAAAGAATTCCCCTAACTTTTACAAACTCAGTTCTATCATTGATAGGGCTACAGGATCACCTAGTTTGACTGACACG GAATCATATGTTATGAAACTAACAGAAGATCAAATGGCGCAACTTCTTTCTGCCTTTTGGGTTCAAGCCAATCTTCCTGATAATTTACCTTCAAATATTGAAGCTATAGCTCATTCATTCATATTGACACTAATAGTTTTACGCATAAAG AACCTGAAAGACAGAGATAACCTAGTGATCCGATTTTTCCAGCTTCCTCTATCTCTCTGGACTATGTTGTTGGACCAAAATAATG GAATGATGCCCCCAGCTTGTCAGAGATCTGTATTTGTGTTGTCTGCTGGCATGCTGGTATTTGCCTGCAAAATATTTCAGATTCATGATGTGAATGAAGTTTTTGCGTCATTGCCATTGTCTGAT GTTGATCCTTTCTTGAGTATCGATGATGATTATCAAGTATATGCTAAGATCAATGTGGATGTGAGAGAATATGGTACTGCAGCTGATAATCAATTAGCCTGTTCAATATTATCAGAGTTACAGAACAAAATACGAGAATGTCACCAGACCATAAAGGATGCTTTGGTTCATAATTTATCTAGCGTTACTGAG CTGGATGCAGATGAACTGGCTTCGCTACTGTCAGAGACATTCAAGCCTGATGAAGAATTTGTGTTTGGTCCACAGTCAATGCTTGatcaaaatcaaataatttttcattccCAGGAGTCACTGTCATTTGATGGG GATTTTCCCTTAAATTCAGCAGGTGAAGATGACACAATCAGTGAAGCATCTGTCTCTGACCTTTCTCGATTTATTCCAAAGATGCCTGTATCCCCTTCCGCACCTCATGTTATCAGCATTGGACAACTTATGGAATCG GCTTTAGAGGTAGCCGGGCAAGTGGCAGGAACAGCTGTCTCCACTTCGCCCCTACCATACAACACCATGGCTAGCCAGTGTGAATCACTTGGGACATTTGCAAGGAAGAAGCTTTCAAATTGGCTGGCCTTTGAGAATCATTACACCCAAGCAGCTGATAAATCGTTTCTGGCAATTGCTGATGTTAGAAACTCAGCACTTGAAAAG GTAGGAAATGGTGATGGGTATGGCCAACTGGCAAGGGACCCCATGAGGCTACCTCCTGCTAGCCCCTTTGACAATTTCCTCAAGGCTGCTGGGTGTTAG